A window of the Acidobacteriota bacterium genome harbors these coding sequences:
- a CDS encoding heme exporter protein CcmB encodes MIAAFTRTVALVLWKDLTVEFRSREILYTTLFFAASCVLVFAFSFVKDGRALEDAAAGILWIAIAFAGTLALGRTFERERQSETLRALMLAPADRPAIYAGKLAGMLVIMVAVELVLVPIVGLLFQAPVVRHALPLAVLVVVGTVGYAAVGTLFAAMLVRARSRDVLLPVLLYPVTVPVIIGGVRGTAALLQPSADLPTAWMWIGLLGAFDAVFLTLAFWVFEPVMTD; translated from the coding sequence ATGATCGCAGCGTTCACCCGTACCGTCGCCCTCGTGTTGTGGAAAGATCTCACGGTCGAGTTCCGGAGCCGCGAGATTCTGTACACGACGCTGTTTTTCGCGGCGTCGTGCGTGCTCGTCTTCGCGTTCAGCTTCGTGAAGGACGGGCGCGCGCTCGAGGACGCGGCGGCGGGGATCCTGTGGATCGCGATTGCCTTTGCGGGCACGCTCGCGCTCGGGCGGACGTTTGAGCGCGAGCGGCAGAGCGAAACGCTGCGCGCGCTGATGCTCGCGCCGGCCGATCGTCCGGCGATCTACGCCGGAAAGCTCGCCGGCATGCTCGTGATCATGGTCGCGGTGGAACTCGTGCTGGTCCCGATCGTCGGGCTGCTGTTCCAGGCCCCGGTGGTCCGGCACGCGCTGCCGCTCGCCGTCCTGGTCGTCGTGGGCACGGTGGGCTATGCGGCAGTCGGGACGCTGTTCGCCGCCATGCTGGTCCGGGCGCGCAGCCGCGACGTGCTGCTGCCGGTGCTCTTGTATCCGGTGACGGTCCCGGTCATTATCGGCGGCGTGCGGGGCACGGCAGCGCTCCTCCAGCCGTCGGCAGACCTGCCGACCGCCTGGATGTGGATTGGGCTGCTCGGCGCGTTCGACGCCGTGTTCTTGACGCTGGCGTTCTGGGTGTTCGAGCCGGTGATGACGGACTGA
- a CDS encoding metallophosphoesterase family protein: MRYLVLSDIHANLEALEAALAAAAGGHDRVLVLGDLVGYGAEPNRVVERIRALSPAFIIRGNHDKAACGIDDALSFNPVARRAAEWTYETLTADNREFLRDLAAGPVLVDRDIEICHGAPFDEDAYIFDAADAWRALELTRAGLCFFGHTHIAVAFLRSGQAFEAIVPENGETTVQARNGRRLLVNPGSVGQPRDGDARAAFAIYDDQTGVVVLRRVDYPIAQAQEKIIAAGLPRALANRLSVGR; encoded by the coding sequence ATGCGTTATCTCGTCCTCTCTGACATTCACGCGAACCTCGAAGCGCTCGAGGCGGCGCTCGCCGCCGCCGCCGGTGGGCACGATCGCGTGCTGGTGCTTGGGGACCTGGTCGGCTACGGTGCCGAGCCCAACCGCGTCGTCGAGCGGATCCGCGCGCTCTCCCCCGCGTTCATCATCCGCGGCAACCACGACAAGGCGGCCTGCGGGATCGACGACGCGTTGTCGTTCAATCCGGTGGCGCGCCGGGCCGCCGAATGGACGTACGAGACGCTGACGGCCGACAATCGCGAGTTTCTGCGGGACCTGGCTGCCGGCCCCGTGCTGGTCGACAGGGACATCGAGATCTGCCACGGCGCGCCGTTTGACGAAGACGCCTACATCTTCGACGCGGCGGACGCCTGGCGCGCCCTCGAGCTTACCAGAGCCGGCCTCTGCTTCTTCGGCCACACGCACATTGCCGTGGCGTTTCTTCGCAGCGGGCAGGCCTTCGAGGCCATCGTGCCGGAGAACGGGGAGACGACCGTACAGGCGCGAAACGGCCGGCGGCTGCTGGTCAATCCTGGTTCGGTCGGCCAGCCGCGCGACGGGGACGCGCGCGCGGCCTTCGCCATCTACGATGATCAGACGGGAGTCGTGGTGCTGCGCCGGGTCGACTATCCGATCGCCCAGGCGCAGGAGAAAATCATCGCGGCGGGCCTGCCGCGCGCTCTGGCGAACCGGCTGTCCGTGGGACGTTGA
- the ccsA gene encoding cytochrome c biogenesis protein CcsA, translating to MKKLYLPLVVVAAAMFAYSPIIIANAPYEATMGLVQKIFYYHVPSWMVMFTGVFVCGLASAVYLYKHTPLADRLALSAAELTVVFGLIGLITGPLWGRKAWGVWWQWDARLTMSLLLWLIFVAYLLVRRYGGPGADKLSAALAVFGMANVPFVYVSVNIWRTIHPTTSVVTTLGPGMRGAFWWCAASFLVLMALTLAARVRLERERAALDELYLSLED from the coding sequence ATGAAGAAGCTGTATCTACCTCTTGTCGTGGTCGCGGCGGCGATGTTCGCCTATTCCCCCATCATCATCGCGAACGCGCCGTACGAAGCCACGATGGGGCTCGTCCAGAAGATCTTCTACTACCACGTCCCATCGTGGATGGTGATGTTCACTGGCGTGTTCGTCTGCGGGCTCGCGAGCGCCGTGTATTTGTACAAACACACGCCGTTGGCCGATCGGCTCGCGTTGAGCGCGGCAGAACTGACGGTGGTGTTCGGCCTCATCGGTCTCATCACCGGCCCGCTGTGGGGTCGAAAGGCGTGGGGTGTCTGGTGGCAGTGGGACGCACGCCTGACCATGTCGCTGCTGCTGTGGCTGATTTTCGTCGCCTACCTGCTCGTGCGCCGCTACGGTGGGCCGGGCGCCGACAAACTCTCGGCCGCGCTCGCCGTGTTCGGCATGGCCAACGTGCCGTTCGTGTACGTGTCGGTCAACATCTGGCGCACGATCCACCCGACCACGTCGGTGGTGACCACGCTCGGGCCGGGCATGCGCGGCGCGTTCTGGTGGTGCGCCGCCTCCTTCCTGGTGCTGATGGCGCTCACGCTGGCCGCGCGCGTGCGCCTCGAACGGGAGCGCGCGGCGCTCGACGAACTGTACCTTTCGCTCGAAGACTGA
- the ccsA gene encoding cytochrome c biogenesis protein CcsA, with protein MPSLGTFVLLAAFVMGAYAAAASVVGARRRSRRLIESGLGAFYLVTALMVLASGIIVHAFVTNNYAIKYVQRYSDMAQPLAYKLASYWGGLDGSILFWVFLLSVFGAIAVHSNRERQRELIPYVVATIAIVEMFFLFLMVIHNNPFETYLTETHADGAGLNPLLQNFYVAFHPPALYIGFVGMTIPFAFGMAALITGYLDDSWLRAVRRWTMISWFALSFGLVLGMLWAYEELGWGGYWGWDPVENAGLLPWFTATAFLHSVMVQERRGMLRVWNVSLVIVTFFLTIFGTFMTRSGVVQSVHAFGEDRELALMFTVFMVLMLGVSFGYVIHRLPLLKSRHELDSWVSKEAAFLANNWVLLFSAFFVLFATMFPTISEALMNQRLTVGPPFFNKWMAPIGLILLILTGVGPLLAWRKSTVRNLREQFLWPVVSAIVVGGAVVALGVRVWSSGLCFALSAFVFGTIAQEFWRGARVRQGGTGTDVLTALVGLVARSRRRYGGYVIHLGIVLMFLGFAGEGFKTEEQVLMKPGQQTTLRGYTVRYDGIRITDDGQKQMVTGHVTLFRDGKQVGAMEPGRHFFRKREEEPTTEVAIRRGVAEDVYVVLAGYDMQTQSATLMLVVNPLVNWIWFGFAVMAMGTGIALLPESTFAFAAARAPAGTVTATLLLLSLLLWPAALAAAEPQHVETPQSAAVEVARTPVEKELWRELVCMCGTCGRKKIGDFCCGYAAQMRAEVRTLLDQGRTKDQIFAYYIEKYGSQEPLAAPIDEGFNRLAWLLPYVFGAAGLGLIVTMAMRWSRKPASAAADDGATEARVEADQSLSTRLDDELRDLD; from the coding sequence ATGCCATCCCTCGGCACCTTCGTCCTGCTCGCCGCGTTCGTCATGGGTGCGTATGCCGCGGCCGCATCGGTCGTGGGGGCGCGCCGCCGCTCGCGCCGGTTGATTGAAAGCGGCCTCGGCGCGTTCTACTTGGTGACTGCGCTGATGGTGCTGGCCTCCGGCATCATCGTGCATGCGTTTGTGACGAACAACTACGCGATCAAGTACGTGCAGCGCTACTCGGACATGGCGCAGCCGCTGGCGTACAAGCTCGCATCGTACTGGGGAGGGCTCGACGGATCGATTCTGTTCTGGGTCTTTCTGCTGTCGGTGTTCGGCGCGATCGCGGTCCACTCGAACCGCGAGCGCCAGCGGGAGCTGATCCCGTACGTCGTGGCCACGATCGCCATCGTGGAGATGTTCTTCCTCTTCCTGATGGTGATCCACAACAACCCGTTCGAGACGTACTTGACCGAGACGCACGCCGACGGCGCCGGGCTGAACCCGCTGCTGCAGAACTTCTACGTGGCGTTCCACCCGCCGGCGCTGTACATCGGGTTTGTCGGCATGACGATCCCGTTCGCGTTCGGGATGGCGGCTCTGATCACCGGCTACCTGGATGACTCCTGGCTGCGGGCCGTCCGCCGCTGGACGATGATCAGCTGGTTCGCGCTGTCGTTCGGCCTGGTGCTCGGGATGCTGTGGGCCTACGAGGAGCTGGGCTGGGGCGGGTACTGGGGCTGGGATCCGGTCGAGAACGCCGGGCTGCTGCCCTGGTTCACCGCGACGGCGTTCCTGCACTCGGTGATGGTGCAGGAGCGGCGCGGCATGTTGCGGGTGTGGAACGTCTCGCTCGTGATCGTGACCTTCTTCCTCACGATCTTCGGCACGTTCATGACGCGTTCCGGCGTCGTGCAGTCGGTGCACGCCTTCGGCGAGGACCGCGAGCTGGCGCTGATGTTCACGGTCTTCATGGTGCTGATGCTCGGGGTGAGCTTCGGCTACGTGATTCATCGTCTCCCGCTGCTCAAGTCGCGCCACGAGCTGGACTCGTGGGTGTCGAAGGAAGCGGCGTTCCTCGCCAACAACTGGGTCCTGCTCTTCTCCGCGTTCTTCGTCCTGTTCGCGACGATGTTCCCCACGATCAGCGAGGCGCTGATGAACCAGCGTCTCACCGTGGGGCCGCCGTTCTTCAACAAGTGGATGGCGCCGATCGGCCTGATCCTCCTGATCCTCACCGGCGTGGGCCCGCTCCTCGCGTGGCGCAAGTCGACGGTGCGCAACCTGCGCGAGCAGTTCCTGTGGCCCGTCGTCTCGGCGATCGTCGTTGGCGGGGCGGTCGTGGCGCTCGGCGTGCGGGTCTGGAGCTCGGGGCTCTGCTTCGCGCTGAGCGCGTTCGTCTTCGGCACGATCGCGCAGGAGTTCTGGCGCGGCGCGCGGGTGCGCCAGGGAGGAACGGGCACCGACGTCCTCACCGCGCTCGTCGGACTGGTCGCCCGCTCGCGCCGGCGCTACGGCGGCTACGTCATTCATCTCGGCATCGTGCTGATGTTCCTCGGCTTTGCCGGCGAAGGCTTCAAGACCGAGGAACAGGTGCTGATGAAGCCGGGCCAGCAGACGACCCTGCGCGGCTACACCGTTCGCTACGACGGCATCCGCATCACCGACGACGGGCAGAAGCAGATGGTGACGGGGCACGTCACGCTGTTTCGCGATGGGAAACAGGTCGGCGCGATGGAGCCCGGACGGCACTTCTTCCGCAAGCGCGAAGAGGAGCCGACCACGGAAGTGGCGATACGTCGCGGCGTCGCCGAGGACGTGTACGTCGTCCTCGCGGGGTACGACATGCAGACGCAGTCGGCGACGCTGATGCTCGTCGTGAACCCGCTGGTGAACTGGATCTGGTTCGGCTTCGCCGTCATGGCGATGGGCACCGGCATCGCGCTCCTGCCGGAGAGCACGTTCGCGTTCGCCGCCGCGCGCGCGCCGGCCGGCACCGTCACCGCCACGCTGCTGCTGCTCTCGCTGCTGCTCTGGCCGGCGGCGCTCGCCGCCGCCGAGCCGCAGCACGTGGAGACGCCGCAGTCCGCCGCGGTCGAAGTGGCGCGCACGCCGGTCGAGAAGGAGCTGTGGCGCGAGCTGGTGTGCATGTGCGGCACGTGCGGCCGCAAGAAGATTGGCGACTTCTGCTGCGGCTACGCCGCCCAGATGCGTGCCGAGGTGAGGACGCTGCTCGACCAGGGAAGGACGAAAGATCAGATCTTTGCTTACTACATCGAGAAGTACGGCAGCCAGGAGCCGCTCGCGGCGCCGATCGACGAGGGCTTCAACCGGCTCGCCTGGCTCCTGCCGTACGTGTTTGGCGCGGCAGGGCTGGGCCTCATCGTGACCATGGCCATGCGCTGGTCGCGGAAGCCCGCGAGCGCGGCCGCAGACGACGGGGCGACCGAGGCGCGCGTCGAGGCCGACCAATCCCTGAGCACAAGGCTGGACGATGAACTCCGAGATCTCGACTAG
- a CDS encoding ATP-binding protein, with product MTSDRQRVVRLQIHSTFEMLDFVQVVSDELGRMYGLDEDAVHWVGVAVRESVINAIKHGNREDRSKIVTIEFALDAPDSPTELVVRIVDQGGGFEVEDVGNPLAPENVLKSSGRGIFFMRSFMDDVQVRRVPEGGMEVRMVKKLGHAS from the coding sequence ATGACCAGCGACCGCCAGCGCGTCGTCCGCCTGCAGATCCACAGCACGTTCGAAATGCTCGACTTCGTCCAGGTCGTGAGCGACGAACTGGGGCGCATGTACGGGCTGGACGAGGACGCCGTTCACTGGGTCGGCGTCGCCGTGCGCGAGTCGGTCATCAACGCGATCAAGCACGGGAACCGCGAGGACCGATCGAAGATCGTCACCATCGAGTTCGCGCTGGACGCGCCGGACTCGCCGACCGAGCTCGTCGTGCGGATCGTGGATCAGGGCGGGGGCTTCGAAGTGGAGGACGTCGGGAATCCCCTCGCGCCCGAGAACGTGCTCAAGTCGAGCGGGCGCGGAATCTTTTTCATGCGCAGCTTCATGGACGACGTGCAGGTGCGCCGCGTCCCGGAAGGCGGGATGGAGGTGAGGATGGTGAAGAAGCTCGGTCATGCCTCTTGA
- a CDS encoding DedA family protein: MAAWFQGFAMALGAPGVFLISFLDSSFLSLPEVTDVLLVWMTTQHPGRTLLYATMATAGSVAGCYAIFFLARKGGEAWVRKRFHRRHVDRGLDLFQRYGIWVLIVPAILPPPAPFKIFVLMAGVAGMSSARFITAVAIGRGARYFGEALLALWYGKAAIAFLNDNLKPAAWFTIGLMALGVLCWLWRIRRRKTVKQ; this comes from the coding sequence TTGGCAGCCTGGTTCCAGGGCTTCGCGATGGCCCTCGGAGCGCCGGGCGTCTTCCTGATTTCCTTTCTCGACTCGTCGTTTCTCTCCTTGCCGGAAGTGACCGACGTACTGCTCGTGTGGATGACCACGCAGCACCCGGGGCGCACGCTGCTCTACGCGACGATGGCCACCGCGGGGTCGGTTGCAGGCTGTTACGCGATCTTCTTCCTGGCTCGAAAGGGAGGAGAGGCGTGGGTTCGCAAGCGTTTCCACCGGCGGCACGTCGATCGCGGCCTCGATTTGTTCCAGCGTTACGGCATCTGGGTGCTCATCGTCCCGGCGATCCTGCCGCCGCCCGCCCCTTTCAAGATCTTCGTCCTGATGGCGGGGGTTGCGGGGATGTCATCGGCGCGGTTCATCACCGCGGTGGCGATCGGCCGCGGCGCCCGCTACTTCGGCGAAGCGCTGCTGGCGTTGTGGTACGGCAAAGCCGCCATCGCGTTCCTGAACGACAACCTGAAGCCCGCCGCCTGGTTCACCATCGGACTGATGGCGCTCGGCGTGCTTTGCTGGCTGTGGCGGATCCGGCGTCGAAAGACAGTGAAACAGTAA
- a CDS encoding zinc ribbon domain-containing protein: protein MNSEISTRPPLAHNADPADAGAGFRPWHFFVLASLMAATVAVLMAPSPTPEHLILISVTLAAAGLVGAAFHRTLLPLVSSNAELTSEPLGRRSRAALEREKTLVLRSIKELEFDRAMGKVADEDFNDMVTRLRARAIAIMKLLDQGTSYREMIEKDLERLKKRSGASFEPPAGATKAPDPFFCACGATNDPDARFCKKCGVRLAGVA from the coding sequence ATGAACTCCGAGATCTCGACTAGGCCCCCCCTGGCGCACAACGCGGATCCCGCAGATGCCGGCGCGGGGTTCCGCCCCTGGCATTTCTTCGTGCTCGCGTCGCTGATGGCCGCGACCGTGGCCGTCCTGATGGCGCCCTCGCCGACGCCCGAGCACCTGATCCTGATCAGCGTCACGCTTGCCGCCGCCGGCCTGGTGGGTGCGGCGTTCCATCGGACGCTGCTGCCGCTGGTCAGCTCGAACGCGGAGCTCACGAGCGAGCCGCTCGGCCGGCGCTCGCGCGCGGCGCTCGAGCGCGAGAAGACGCTCGTGCTGCGATCGATCAAGGAGCTCGAGTTCGACCGCGCCATGGGCAAGGTTGCCGACGAGGATTTCAACGACATGGTGACGCGCCTGCGCGCGCGCGCCATCGCGATCATGAAGCTGCTCGACCAGGGCACGTCGTACCGGGAGATGATCGAGAAGGACCTTGAAAGGCTGAAGAAGAGGTCGGGAGCCTCTTTCGAGCCGCCGGCGGGCGCGACAAAGGCTCCCGACCCCTTTTTCTGCGCGTGCGGTGCCACCAACGACCCGGACGCCCGCTTCTGCAAGAAGTGCGGCGTCAGGCTGGCGGGTGTCGCGTGA
- a CDS encoding shikimate kinase, protein MASIHRDKIYLVGFMAAGKTSVARLLADHLHWRAEDIDELIEARERMTVTDIFSRFGEPYFRTAEREMLRIVLPLRNTVVATGGGTFADQDNRAAIMLDGLSVWIDVPFAEIVARLPPDGRRPLSGDLAQLERLYHVRRPAYQQAHVRVDASGARVTEVVEQIVDALSRPL, encoded by the coding sequence ATGGCCTCGATCCACCGCGACAAGATCTATCTGGTGGGCTTCATGGCCGCCGGGAAGACCAGCGTGGCCCGGCTGCTGGCCGACCACCTGCACTGGCGCGCCGAGGACATCGATGAGCTGATCGAGGCGCGCGAGCGGATGACGGTCACCGACATCTTCTCCCGCTTCGGGGAGCCGTATTTCCGGACCGCCGAGCGCGAGATGCTGCGGATCGTCCTGCCGCTGCGCAATACCGTCGTGGCCACCGGCGGGGGAACGTTCGCCGACCAGGACAACCGCGCGGCCATCATGCTGGACGGGCTCTCGGTGTGGATCGATGTACCCTTCGCCGAGATCGTGGCGCGATTGCCGCCCGACGGCCGGCGCCCGCTCTCCGGCGACCTGGCGCAGCTCGAACGGCTGTATCATGTGCGGCGTCCCGCGTACCAGCAGGCTCACGTCCGCGTCGATGCCTCGGGTGCTCGCGTGACCGAGGTCGTCGAGCAGATCGTCGATGCGTTATCTCGTCCTCTCTGA
- a CDS encoding ABC transporter ATP-binding protein, translating to MDFDRVTFHEVSKSFGRRRALAKVSLECRAGEVVGLLGPNGAGKSTLLALASTLMSPSTGEVRYGETPARQGGAALRARIGVLAHDLHLYPELTARENLEFFARLYRLDGVAARVDAALARAGLADRADDAVSGFSRGMRQRLAVERALLHGPRLVLFDEPFTGLDEDAREAMLKRLRALRDGGAIVLVATHDFGTVDAALDRAVLLRGGRLVATADGGGSLSEIYRQSVSR from the coding sequence GTGGATTTCGACCGCGTCACCTTTCACGAAGTCTCCAAGAGTTTTGGCCGCCGGCGGGCGCTCGCCAAAGTGTCGCTCGAGTGCCGCGCCGGGGAAGTGGTCGGGCTGCTCGGCCCCAACGGGGCGGGGAAGTCGACCCTGCTGGCGCTCGCCTCGACGCTGATGTCGCCGAGCACCGGCGAGGTGCGCTACGGCGAGACGCCGGCGCGGCAGGGGGGCGCGGCGCTGCGCGCGCGGATCGGCGTGCTCGCCCACGACCTGCACCTCTATCCCGAACTCACGGCGCGTGAGAACCTGGAGTTTTTCGCCCGGTTGTACCGGCTGGACGGCGTGGCTGCGCGCGTCGACGCCGCGCTGGCGCGCGCCGGGCTCGCCGACCGCGCCGACGACGCCGTGTCCGGGTTCTCGCGCGGCATGCGACAGAGGCTTGCCGTGGAGCGCGCGCTGCTGCACGGGCCGCGGCTCGTCCTCTTCGACGAGCCCTTCACCGGCCTGGACGAGGACGCGCGGGAGGCGATGCTGAAGCGGTTGCGCGCGCTGCGGGACGGCGGGGCGATCGTGCTCGTCGCGACCCACGATTTCGGCACCGTGGACGCGGCGCTCGACCGCGCCGTGCTGCTCCGCGGGGGCAGGCTGGTGGCGACGGCCGACGGGGGAGGGAGCCTGTCGGAGATCTATCGGCAATCGGTCTCCCGATAG
- a CDS encoding CcmD family protein produces the protein MLTTLTRVLCAALLIASLVPARAAAHAQQPRPPAQQSEFVPVDELPQADQIPAAPLVIAAYAVAWLAIFFYLFSIWRRLQKVEKELGEVARRVGERSRT, from the coding sequence ATGTTGACCACGCTCACTCGCGTTCTTTGCGCCGCGCTGTTGATCGCGTCGCTCGTGCCCGCGCGCGCGGCCGCCCACGCGCAACAGCCTCGACCACCCGCCCAGCAGAGCGAGTTCGTTCCGGTCGACGAACTCCCGCAGGCCGACCAGATCCCGGCCGCTCCGCTCGTCATCGCCGCCTACGCCGTGGCGTGGCTGGCCATCTTCTTCTATCTCTTTTCGATCTGGCGGCGTCTGCAGAAGGTCGAGAAGGAACTGGGAGAGGTCGCGCGCCGCGTCGGGGAGCGCAGCCGGACATGA
- the aroA gene encoding 3-phosphoshikimate 1-carboxyvinyltransferase — MTLAHHAITVLPAARLRGTLEVPGDKSISHRYALLAAIAAGRSRISGYAPGADCAATLACLSALGVDVGRTAGGQVEIAGRGLRGLSSPGEPLDARNSGTTMRLLAGVLAAHPFDTTIVGDASLSRRPMRRVMEPLSRMGARLDSDAGGRPPLRIHGTDLHGIEYVMPIASAQVKSAVLLAGLHARGTTVVREAVATRDHTERALRAFGAPPRVSGDAIAVDGGRGLTGAVLHVPGDASSAAFFGIAAAAIPGSDVRIARVGLNPSRVAWVDVLRRAGARVEVDVDAEEGGEPLGTIRVRHGSLSPLEIGAAEVPAVIDELPALAALATHAGEIRVTGAGELRAKESDRITSVVSGLRALGAEAEELPDGFVVRGAHALAGGIADAAGDHRLAMAFAIAALGARHACTITGADAVAVSYPGFFADLERLRT, encoded by the coding sequence ATGACCCTCGCGCACCATGCCATCACCGTCCTTCCTGCCGCCCGCCTCCGCGGGACGCTGGAGGTGCCGGGAGACAAGTCCATTTCGCACCGCTACGCGCTGCTGGCCGCGATCGCCGCCGGTCGTTCGCGGATTTCCGGCTACGCGCCCGGCGCTGACTGCGCCGCCACGCTCGCGTGTCTCTCCGCCCTGGGCGTCGATGTGGGCCGTACGGCCGGCGGCCAGGTCGAGATCGCGGGCCGTGGTCTTCGCGGCCTCTCGTCGCCGGGTGAGCCGCTCGACGCCCGCAACTCCGGCACGACCATGCGGCTGCTGGCCGGTGTCCTGGCCGCACACCCGTTCGACACGACGATTGTCGGCGACGCGTCGCTCAGCCGGCGGCCGATGCGGCGTGTCATGGAGCCGCTCTCGCGCATGGGCGCCCGGCTCGACTCTGACGCCGGCGGCCGGCCGCCCCTGCGGATTCATGGCACCGACCTCCACGGCATCGAATACGTGATGCCCATCGCCAGCGCGCAGGTGAAGAGCGCCGTGCTGCTGGCGGGCCTCCACGCGCGCGGCACCACCGTCGTGCGCGAGGCGGTGGCCACGCGAGATCATACGGAACGGGCGCTCCGCGCGTTCGGCGCCCCGCCGCGTGTCAGCGGGGACGCGATCGCGGTTGACGGAGGGCGCGGTCTCACGGGCGCCGTGCTTCACGTGCCCGGCGACGCCTCCTCTGCCGCGTTTTTCGGCATCGCCGCCGCGGCGATCCCGGGGTCGGACGTGCGGATCGCGCGCGTGGGCCTCAACCCGTCGCGCGTGGCGTGGGTGGACGTGCTTCGGCGCGCCGGCGCGCGCGTCGAGGTGGACGTCGATGCCGAAGAGGGTGGCGAGCCGCTGGGCACGATTCGCGTCAGGCACGGCTCGCTTTCACCGCTCGAAATCGGCGCGGCCGAAGTGCCGGCGGTGATCGACGAGCTGCCGGCGCTGGCGGCGCTGGCCACGCACGCAGGCGAGATCCGCGTCACCGGCGCGGGAGAGCTGCGGGCGAAGGAGAGCGACCGCATCACGTCGGTCGTGAGCGGCCTGCGCGCGCTCGGCGCCGAGGCCGAGGAACTGCCCGATGGCTTCGTCGTCCGGGGCGCCCACGCGCTCGCCGGAGGTATTGCCGATGCGGCCGGGGATCACCGCCTCGCGATGGCATTCGCGATCGCCGCGCTCGGCGCGCGGCACGCCTGCACGATCACCGGCGCGGATGCCGTGGCGGTGTCGTACCCGGGATTTTTCGCGGATCTCGAGAGGCTGCGCACCTGA
- a CDS encoding inositol monophosphatase, producing MPLDPIYLATAIEVVTRAGAIQAAHFGKLQHIEKKGDIDLVTEVDLEIERMFRALVAERFPSHRILAEEFGAGTEGEAGSRYCWLFDPVDGTTNYAHGMPIFCSSLALEIDGRVEVAAVFDPSRQELFTAERGGGARLNGVPLRVSASEQLIDSMLCTGFPYNVHAIVEEIVGLFAEFVGRARAVRRLGSAAIDLCYVGAGRLDGFWERLLSPWDIAAGALIVEEAGGKVTGFDGGLFTPRSGEIVASNGRIHDAMLDTIAKYRSRKRTE from the coding sequence ATGCCTCTTGATCCGATCTATCTTGCGACCGCCATCGAGGTGGTCACCCGCGCCGGCGCGATCCAGGCCGCCCATTTCGGCAAGCTCCAGCACATCGAGAAGAAGGGAGACATCGACCTCGTCACGGAGGTGGATCTCGAGATCGAGCGCATGTTCCGCGCGCTCGTGGCCGAGCGGTTCCCCAGCCATCGCATCCTCGCCGAGGAGTTCGGCGCGGGCACGGAGGGGGAGGCGGGCTCGCGTTACTGCTGGCTGTTCGACCCGGTCGATGGGACGACGAATTACGCCCACGGCATGCCCATTTTCTGCTCGTCGCTCGCTCTTGAAATCGATGGGCGGGTTGAGGTGGCCGCCGTGTTCGATCCGAGCCGCCAGGAGCTGTTTACCGCCGAGCGCGGCGGTGGTGCGCGGCTGAACGGGGTGCCGCTGCGAGTCTCGGCGTCCGAACAGCTCATCGACTCGATGCTGTGCACCGGGTTCCCGTACAACGTGCACGCCATCGTGGAAGAGATCGTCGGGCTGTTCGCGGAGTTCGTGGGAAGGGCGCGCGCCGTGCGCCGCCTGGGATCGGCGGCCATCGATCTGTGCTACGTCGGCGCGGGACGCCTCGACGGGTTCTGGGAGCGGCTGTTGAGTCCGTGGGACATCGCCGCGGGCGCGCTGATCGTCGAGGAGGCCGGCGGCAAAGTGACGGGCTTCGACGGCGGCCTGTTCACACCTCGATCCGGCGAGATCGTCGCATCAAACGGCCGGATTCACGACGCCATGCTCGACACCATCGCCAAGTACCGTTCACGAAAGCGGACGGAATGA
- a CDS encoding cytochrome c maturation protein CcmE — protein MKQRAIKIALTTLVLVGAFSGLLYSTLRDGTEYYKHVEEVSGEPSRWYGKKLQLHGFVVDKSILRRRDSLDYRFKIQSNGSVIDARYTGVVPDTFKDGSEVVLKGTLGPDGFDVAPNGVMAKCPSKYEPGK, from the coding sequence ATGAAGCAAAGAGCTATCAAGATCGCTCTGACCACCCTCGTCCTCGTGGGCGCCTTCAGTGGCCTGCTGTACTCCACGCTCCGGGACGGCACCGAATACTACAAGCACGTCGAGGAGGTGTCGGGCGAGCCTTCCCGTTGGTACGGGAAGAAGCTGCAGCTGCACGGCTTCGTCGTGGACAAGTCGATCCTGCGCAGGCGGGACTCGCTCGACTACCGCTTCAAGATTCAGAGCAACGGCTCGGTGATCGATGCGCGGTACACCGGCGTCGTGCCCGACACGTTCAAGGACGGCTCGGAGGTCGTGCTCAAGGGCACGCTCGGGCCCGACGGCTTCGACGTGGCGCCGAACGGCGTGATGGCGAAGTGCCCGTCGAAGTATGAGCCTGGAAAATAG